In a genomic window of Suricata suricatta isolate VVHF042 chromosome 12, meerkat_22Aug2017_6uvM2_HiC, whole genome shotgun sequence:
- the EIF6 gene encoding eukaryotic translation initiation factor 6, with the protein MAVRASFENNCEIGCFAKLTNTYCLVAIGGSENFYSVFEGELADTIPVVHASIAGCRIIGRMCVGNRHGLLVPNNTTDQELQHIRNCLPDSVQIRRVEERLSALGNVTTCNDYVALVHPDLDRETEEILADVLKVEVFRQTVADQVLVGSYCVFSNQGGLVHPKTSIEDQDELSSLLQVPLVAGTVNRGSEVIAAGMVVNDWCAFCGLDTTSTELSVVESVFKLNEAQPSTIATSMRDSLIDSLT; encoded by the exons ATGGCGGTCCGAGCGTCTTTCGAGAACAACTGTGAGATCGGCTGCTTTGCCAAGCTCACCAACACCTACTGCCTGGTGGCCATCGGAGGATCGGAGAACTTCTACAG TGTGTTCGAGGGCGAGCTCGCCGATACGATCCCCGTGGTGCACGCGTCCATCGCTGGCTGCCGCATCATCGGGCGCATGTGTGTGG GGAATAGACATGGTCTCCTGGTGCCCAACAACACCACGGACCAGGAGCTGCAGCACATTCGCAACTGCCTTCCAGACTCAGTGCAGATCCGGCGGGTGGAGGAGCGGCTCTCAGCTCTGGGCAATGTCACCACGTGCAACGACTATGTGGCCTTGGTCCACCCAGACCTGGACAGG GAAACAGAAGAAATCCTGGCTGATGTGCTCAAGGTGGAAGTCTTCAGACAGACAGTGGCTGACCAGGTGCTAGTTGGAAGCTACTGTGTCTTCAGCAATCAGGGAGGGCTGGTACATCCCAAGACTTCAATTGAAGACCAAGATGAGCTGTCTTCTCTTCTTCAGGTCCCCCTTGTG GCGGGCACTGTGAACCGAGGCAGCGAGGTGATTGCTGCAGGGATGGTGGTGAATGACTGGTGTGCCTTCTGTGGCCTGGACACAaccagcacagagctgtcagtGGTGGAGAGTGTCTTCAAGCTGAACGAAGCCCAGCCTAGCACCATTGCGACCAGCATGCGGGATTCCCTCATTGACAG
- the FAM83C gene encoding protein FAM83C: MFGGLGPGDSGSQGMAGPLRGRVEELKRPWWREASPLVLQHSEAARLAADALLERGEAAYLQVISEERELPFLSALDVDYMTSHVHGGPELSEVQGLEVSGPDRLSLLSEITSGTYFPMASDIDPPDLDLGWPEVPQATGFSPTQAVVHFQRDKAKNIKDLLRFLFSQARTVVAVVMDVFTDMELLCDLMEASSRRGVPVYLLLAQEHLRHFLEMCYKMDLNGGHLPNMRVRSTCGDTYCSKAGRRFTGQALEKFVIIDCEQVVAGSYSFTWLCSQAHTSMVLQLRGRIVEDFDREFRCLYAESRPVEGFCGGEDPVSPRALCPPTVPLGFRPGVSSPASSSPSSTSLSSIKRSPLMGHSSYLSPPGGGGYSDTGIGSSPLGPAHCEASGQPSLKRQLSDPNHGSLPGPYRSNLGKLGVSPWSQSSPALNHSGASPLTLAVRSPLLARQRPLLPFPQGVAALSRLPENELLGSQESSPQRSRWVPSTALETVEEKKVSLNQSHGQLDLLIPFPRAREAGGPDSGVNPNSGSLWPGDQTSEDRRFSPNERYNQLDLLPQTQGAGGTPESGSPRSVNQIPEDKRLSSNHSHRQLDLLVQYPKAGGSRVPPEANSSARAGKHGPDERRQTLGHSQLDLITKFGPFRNEGPGPNGLPRPSPAQKAGVGSGDEKRLTLGHSKLDLITKYHQLQGARQGPEPSLPGGSTGGHHNGSSNGLSGDEKRLTLGHSKLDLITKYNKSKFKLLRSRFES; encoded by the exons ATGTTtggaggcctggggcctggggactcAGGGTCCCAGGGCATGGCAGGACCCCTGCGGGGCCGGGTGGAGGAGCTGAAGCGGCCGTGGTGGCGGGAGGCCTCACCACTGGTGCTCCAGCACAGTGAGGCTGCCCGGTTGGCAGCCGACGCCCTCCTGGAGCGGGGTGAGGCCGCCTACCTGCAGGTCATCTCCGAGGAGCGGGAGCTGCCCTTCCTGAGTGCTCTGGACGTGGACTACATGACCAGCCATGTGCATGGGGGCCCTGAGCTCAGTGAGGTCCAGGGACTGGAGGTCTCAGGGCCTGACCGCCTCAGCCTGCTCTCTGAAATCACCTCAGGCACTTACTTCCCCATGGCCTCCGACATAGACCCCCCGGACCTGGACTTGGGCTGGCCTGAGGTTCCACAGGCCACGGGCTTCAGCCCCACCCAGGCTGTGGTTCACTTCCAGCGAGATAAGGCCAAGAACATCAAGGACCTTCTGCGCTTTCTCTTCAGCCAGGCCCGCACG GTGGTAGCTGTCGTGATGGATGTATTCACTGACATGGAGCTTCTATGTGACCTCATGGAGGCCTCGAGCCGGCGTGGTGTCCCCGTCTACCTGCTTTTGGCTCAGGAACACCTGAGGCACTTCCTGGAGATGTGCTACAAGATGGACCTCAATGGGGGGCACCTGCCG AATATGCGTGTGCGGAGCACATGTGGAGACACATACTGCAGCAAGGCCGGCCGCCGCTTCACGGGGCAGGCCCTGGAGAAGTTTGTGATCATCGACTGTGAGCAGGTGGTGGCAGGCAGCTACAG CTTCACCTGGCTTTGCAGCCAGGCCCACACAAGCATGGTGCTGCAGCTGAGGGGCCGCATCGTGGAAGACTTTGACCGGGAGTTCCGCTGTCTGTATGCCGAGTCTCGGCCTGTGGAGGGCTTCTGTGGTGGTGAGGATCCCGTGTCTCCCAGGGCACTGTGTCCTCCCACGGTGCCCCTGGGCTTCCGGCCCGGTGTGTCGAGCCCGGCATCCTCCTCACCCTCCAGCACCAGCCTTAGCAGCATCAAACGCTCACCTCTAATGGGCCACTCTTCTTACCTCAGTCCGCCAGGAGGCGGTGGCTACAGTGACACGGGGATCGGGTCCTCACCCCTGGGCCCTGCCCACTGCGAGGCCAGTGGCCAGCCCTCTCTGAAACGCCAGCTGTCAGACCCTAACCATGGCTCCCTGCCAGGGCCCTACAGGTCCAATCTAGGAAAGCTGGGGGTGTCCCCATGGTCCCAATCCTCCCCTGCCCTCAACCACAGTGGTGCCAGCCCCCTGACCCTGGCAGTGAGGTCACCTCTGCTTGCTCGCCaacgccccctcctccccttcccccagggtGTTGCAGCCCTCTCCCGGCTCCCAGAGAATGAGCTCCTGGGAAGCCAGGAGTCTAGTCCCCAACGAAGTCGCTGGGTACCTAGTACAGCTCTGGAGACAGTGGAGGAGAAGAAGGTGTCTCTGAATCAGAGCCATGGCCAGTTGGATCTTCTCATCCCCTTCCCTAGAGCCAGAGAAGCTGGAGGCCCTGATTCTGGGGTTAACCCCAACTCAGGCTCCCTCTGGCCTGGAGATCAAACCTCAGAGGACAGGAGGTTTTCCCCCAATGAGAGATACAACCAGTTGGATCTCCTGCCCCAGACCCAGGGTGCTGGGGGTACCCCTGAGTCAGGTTCCCCCAGATCTGTTAATCAAATCCCAGAGGACAAGAGGCTGTCCTcaaatcacagccacagacaATTGGACCTCCTGGTACAGTACCCCAAGGCTGGGGGCTCCAGAGTGCCCCCTGAAGCCAACTCCTCAGCCAGGGCCGGAAAGCATGGTCCTGATGAGCGACGACAGACCCTGGGCCACAGCCAGCTGGACCTCATCACAAAGTTTGGCCCATTCCGGAATGAGGGGCCTGGGCCCAATGGTCTCCCCAGACCAAGCCCTGCTCAAAAGGCTGGAGTGGGCTCTGGTGATGAGAAGAGGCTGACCCTGGGCCACAGCAAGCTGGACCTCATTACCAAGTATCATCAATTGCAGGGCGCCAGGCAAGGACCTGAGCCTAGCCTCCCTGGGGGCTCCACAGGTGGCCATCACAATGGCAGTAGCAATGGCCTATCGGGGGATGAGAAGCGGCTGACCTTGGGCCACAGCAAACTGGACCTCATCACTAAGTACAACAAGTCCAAGTTCAAACTGCTCCGAAGCCGCTTTGAGTCCTAG